In one Lolium rigidum isolate FL_2022 chromosome 3, APGP_CSIRO_Lrig_0.1, whole genome shotgun sequence genomic region, the following are encoded:
- the LOC124701846 gene encoding protein SHORT HYPOCOTYL IN WHITE LIGHT 1-like encodes MAMATITCHLPPLLPGHHLNLQPSPPPFTRHLRPSPPIRPLRAARRRHPDAVVVVPDARPWVGDLSGAASYRDGSEEDGDEAGSEDEDEDDRSLDLLARFLHSVFRKASRRARRAARSVLPPSVPPELVKFSVNGVLVLTFLWILKGLLEVVCTFGSMVFISILLVRGIWSGVTYIRENRYSYIQQLKDDDSRWSRVQTAG; translated from the exons ATGGCCATGGCGACCATCACCTGCCACCTCCCCCCTCTCCTCCCTGGCCACCATCTCAACCTCCAACCCTCCCCGCCCCCCTTCACCCGCCACCTCCGCCCCTCGCCCCCGATTCGTCCCCTCcgggccgcccgccgccgccaccccgacgccgtcgtcgtcgtcccggACGCCCGACCCTGGGTCGGCGACCTGTCCGGAGCCGCTTCCTACCGGGACGGCAGCGAGGAAGACGGGGACGAGGCGGGgagcgaggacgaggacgaggacgaccgcAGCCTGGACCTCCTGGCCCGGTTCCTGCACTCGGTCTTCAGGAAGGCctcccgccgcgcgcgccgcgcagCCAGGTCCGTGCTGCCGCCCTCCGTCCCCCCTGAGCTG GTGAAGTTCTCGGTCAATGGTGTGCTGGTTCTGACGTTCTTGTGGATCCTCAAGGGGCTTCTTGAG GTGGTCTGCACATTTGGAAGCATGGTGTTTATAAGCATTCTTCTCGTTCGAGGAATATGGTCCGGAGTAACCTACATCAGAGAAAACCGATACAGCTATATTCAACAACTCAAGGACGATGACAGCCGGTGGAGCAGAGTACAGACTGCTGGTTGA
- the LOC124697031 gene encoding transcription factor bHLH76-like, which produces MYSPPCTAPGNNGEQSFVAGANPLALLDHAMDFDEHTLYPMHNVGMQDGVQFYNSTTGAELSRNMSMEKGLKGGKRKGSGEGSSSMHSQEETGATSQREVNMDRASEKAGDADSNREDYVHIRAKRGQATNNHSLAERFRREKINERMKHLQDLVPGCNKITGKAMMLDEIINYVQSLQRQVEFLSMKLSAVSPELNCDLDLQDILCPQDARSAFPGYGPRLSNVHPSMYRAAPPGLSRPELYGNGMIPNPANVHMARTAQLSAFPQRGVVWDEELRNIGPVAFPSDVGTSSLENSDSMKLE; this is translated from the exons ATGTATTCCCCTCCCTGCACTGCTCCTGGAAACAACGGTGAGCAGAGCTTCGTGGCCGGAGCTAACCCGCTTGCTTTGCTAGACCATGCCATGGATTTCGATGAGCACACCCTTTATCCTATGCACAATGTAGGGATGCAAGATGGGGTTCAGTTCTATAATTCCACCACTG GCGCCGAGCTAAGTAGAAATATGAGCATGGAGAAAGGTTTGAAGGGCGGTAAAAGGAAGGGCTCGGGCGAGGGCAGTTCGTCAATGCATTCacag GAGGAAACTGGTGCAACCTCTCAGAGAGAAGTCAACATGGATCGTGCTAGTGAGAAAGCAGGTGATGCTGACAGCAACAGAGAGGACTACGTGCATATCAGGGCGAAACGCGGCCAGGCGACCAATAACCACAGCCTTGCAGAAAGG TTTCGGAGGGAAAAGATCAATGAGAGGATGAAGCatctccaggacctcgtcccagGTTGCAACAAG ATAACAGGCAAGGCCATGATGCTTGACGAGATCATAAACTATGTGCAGTCTCTGCAGCGGCAGGTCGAG TTCCTCTCGATGAAGCTCTCGGCAGTCAGCCCCGAGCTGAACTGTGATCTCGACCTCCAGGAT ATCCTATGCCCGCAAGACGCTCGCTCCGCGTTTCCAGGATACGGCCCGCGACTGAGCAATGTTCATCCTAGTATGTACAGGGCAGCACCGCCAGGCCTCTCACGGCCAGAACTATATGGGAATGGGATGATCCCAAACCCAGCAAATGTTCATATGGCGAGAACGGCTCAGCTGTCTGCATTCCCCCAG AGAGGTGTCGTCTGGGACGAGGAACTTCGCAATATTGGCCCGGTTGCTTTCCCTTCAGACGTTGGCACCAGTAGCTTAGAGAATTCCG ACTCAATGAAACTGGAGTAG